ATTTCTGTTGCTATGGAAAGGTTTCCAGAGAAAATTTCAGCTGCTGTTTTTGCTGCAGCTGTTATGCCTGGTCCTGACTTAAGCTTCAAAGCAATAGCAGAAAAGGTACTGTTTGCTCCCCCCCCTCCCCTTCAAAGAAATAGCAAGTCAATACTATGTTCTTGCCTGATAGTCTAATTATGTGGACACCATTAACTAGGTGGTTTAATCATCAGTTGATTTCAAATGCACCGCTTGTATCATTTGGTTTAGTAATTCAGATGGTATCATTGTAGATAAGCTTCGTGGGCAGGCGCAGTTGGGCTTGATTATGAATATTTCCCACATAGGTAAATTTAGGTTTTCTAGGATCATAATGTTTGCAAAagtataaacttttaaaaaagttgcTGGTGTGGCTTGTTTATGCTTGTGGTTTGGTTATTATTTCTCAGATAACTGTAATAGATGGGAGATATAGCTGTTTAGTGTCTTTTTCTTATTGCTTAAACTTAGGGTAAGGGGAACTGGGAAAAGGGACTGGGGAATCTATTTCTACATTGCAATTTCAGAATGGGAATGATGCTCTAGAAGGactaatgttgttttttttttttttttttttttttttttttttttttttttttccgacatATCATTATTAGCCACCATTTAGTTTCAGTGTATTGATGAACAATCCTCCTATCTTGTCTCAATGAATGGAGTCGTTAGTACAAAGTCTCAGtgtacttgaaaataaaaaatacgccttcatctttttctttgagtctgtttggcattgcggtagctgttgtggttgtgttttattgttttataaaaagtacttttagttgagtaCTGTTTCTTAGTGACATTGcttttatcatgaaataaatctcCCACCTAGAAATACATCAAGAAGCAAGTCGCCCCTTCAATCGATGAACAGTGATTGCAGTTCACTGCACAGTTCATCACTGCTCATATGATAGCAGAAGCTTTCTCGATGGCCCTGTACTCGAAAATCCTCTCTACTTTATTTAACCAATCAATAAACTCCTCTGCACCTGTAAGGTTCTGCAAACTCAGAGAGTTTTATCCGGAACCATAAATCTCCACCATACCCATGTAGATCAAGAGGCTGCCTCTACTCTCGCATCTGGGATTGTTGGAGGTTAACATGGTATTGCAATCCATGTGGAGGAGACTTAACCATTGTATCCGTTTCTCTATGTAAGCTACTTCCACGATAGATGTGATAACATCTATTCCAAAGAAACAGTCTTCTAAGATGTGGGATTTAGCTATTCCAAAAGAAAACAGTAAGCATTTACCATTTTCTGGCTGCAGTATAAATGTGTTGTCATTTGCCAAATTTGCAAATAGACTAAATAGGGGTTTGCCGAACTTCATTTACTTTAACTTGTCAGATTTTGTCTAAGGCAGGAAGATTGCTGATATTGTTGTTCCTGGTTAAGAACAGGATTGTCTCCTGCACCTGCTCTATAGGTGGTTTCAAAAGCTTGTGATTAGTCCAATATGCtgtttattatcaattttagcTGCTATTGCCTTGAATAAAACTTTAGTAGGCTTCTTTCTGAACAGAGGAGTTTAAGGAGCACGATCTAATGTCAAGTTACCTGTTGATTATAGAATGCTGAATAGAGATTTACTTGAGAGGAGGTTTCTTACCTTTccgtgttttttttccttgctttgtATTTCCCTATTGAGTTATTAGCATTTGTCTCTAGTGAATGAACTAACTAATGATACCTACTTTGCAAAAACATGCAGTCTTCTCAAGCATCAGTGTCCTACATGGATACacaatatgtgtttggtaatggTCCTGACAACCCTCCAACGGCCGTAGTCCTTGGTCCCAACTACATGGCCTCCAGGTTCTACCACCTTTCCCCCCCTGAGGTAAGATCTCCCTTTTCACTTGTCAGGAAAAATAGTGCTCGTAAATCTGATTAGGATAATTATCATTTCTAATCATTATATATTCATCCAGGATTTGACGCTAGCTACATTGTTGGTTAGACCTTTCCCTATCTACAGTGGTTTAGAAACTGAAAGGGCTGCAATTGTCACCAAGGAGAAATATGGATCTGTTCGTCGAATTTACATAGTATGTGACCAAGAAAAAGATCCTAGGCAAGCATGGATGATTGAAAACAATCCCGTGGATGAAGTGATGGTCATCTCTGGTTCTGATCACATGGCCATGTTTTCTAAACCACAAGAGCTCTGCTCTTGTCTCCTGGAGATTGGCGataaatacatgtaaatatTTTCCGTGAACTCATTGCAGATTGGAAGTAATGCACAACAGAGGAGAGAAGAAATAGGCAGCAACATACTTTgggttttaattataattacttgGAAACATCATCGATTTTCTTAATTCATTTGATGCATTAAATCTGACCATGTTTCTTGGTGTTCATCTCTTCTATGTTGCTTAAAGTGCAATGCAACTTCTTCTAGTTTATATCAGTAGCAGTCATCAGCATACATATAACATGAGACATATTTTTGGGTTTTCGAGACTTGTTCTGATGAAATAAATTAGACAGAAGCGGACATATTATGCAAGGAAGCAACTCTGTTTGATAATCATAATAAAGGGATGTGATTGAGGAGCTAGCAAGTCTAATCAGAGAAAAGATCCTTGACAATTCACATAGGGAAAGTGAAAGGCTTCGAATCCCTCAGAATAATGATGACAAGAGTGTAACCAGTGCTCAGAAGATTAATGAGGTAAAGCACTGGAAATCAATAAGCACAAACAGAAActgatatcattttaaatattaaccaaCAAACCCAAATGGTGAAGATGAAAATCTCATCTATGCAGACGACATGTGGTATCTACATGAAAAGTCAATTCCTCTAACATTCAAAGACAAATCATAAGCGTATGCAGCCAAGATGCATTACACACTATCACATACATAAGCAGAACCCTGGTTAATGATACGTCATAAACTGTATATGTCAATCTAAGCGTCTTTACGAGCCAACTCCAGTATAGATTGCTGAGTTCTTTAGGCGTAGAAGAACTGtcatgtgttctgctggaatctCCATCACTTAACCTTATTGTGTTCAATCATGAAGTGCTGAAATGATGTAGACATCATTAAATCATCAGTACAAACTATATGTACTCGCGGAATCGATCCATAATCTCATCAGTGAACCTCTTAGCCTTGTACAGAGATTCTACAAACATTGATCCTGGTCTCTTTAAAAGCATCTGGAGAGAGATCCTGGAAAATATGCAAACAAGAACAACATAGTAATCAGTTATcacaaagaaaacaattacAAGATTGATAATTTGTAATCAGATTTGCAGTCAGGGGATTTTAAAGGGCTTGCACTTTATGAAATCGTAGCCCATGCAAACACATGTATTCGGTGTTGAGCATTAAACTTGTATCATGACAATTAGGAACAGTGAGATTATAAACAGTGGGATTAGAAACTCAGTCCAACTAGTATTTAGTTCAGCATTATTGAGATTTGTAAGGGTCACAACTAGAATAATTCATTAAAGCCTATAAACACTAAGTATTCTGCATTGTTTTAAGCAAGCCATTAATAAACATAGAGTTGTGAGTGTTCTGCTCTTTTCTTCGAACAAAACTCCAACAAATTTGGTATGAGATTAGGTATATGCAATGGTttccagcagcaacaacaacaaccaccagtttctcacaaaacaaaattataaccTATGGTGTATACAATTAAGGCTCTTTAGATTTGTGAGAACTAAATGAAGATGAATATACTGAACCATAATCATTAAGGGCAAAAGCTGTCAAAtaaccatctcaactcaataatttaagctgttacgtgaggtcccaggatatgatttatattattttctaacacaacCTTAAGTACTGCAGAAATGATGATTCTTAAAGAATCTAGGAAGAGAGATAACAGAGTCTTATTTACGATTTATCAAGGGCTTGATAAAGTTGCATAAGAGATGGTGACTCCAGCAAAAACTTCAAAAGAGGCATGagagattcaaaaaaaaaaaaaaaaaattcctatagTAGTGTGGAAAAAGAGAAGAGGGTACGGTTGCAAGCTTTGAGAGGAGATTTTGAAAggttaaaaaaggaaaacacaTAATCCATCCATCTCTGATTActttataaaagtaattttagttcTTCATCAGCTGAGaataaatagagaaaacatTGATGATGTTATAGAGAAAGTTTTGAGGTTTTTAGACTGAGAATTTGATTATGTTGTAGAGTCAAAAGATTTAGAATAGATGACAGTGGAAGAACTCACGGGTTCTCTTCAAGCCCATGAGTAGAAGATTCAAAAGCAAATAGAAAGAAGATCAGAAGAGCAAGTATTACAAGAAAAGTTGAGATCAAAGGACAAGACTATGTAGTAGAGAAGGTTTTCAAAGAGGTAGCATCTTTTATagaggaggaagatgaagaatTTGTAGGTCATATAGATGCCATGAAACTCGTGGAGGGCAcgatgaaaatcaaaattcctTTCTAAGAGGACGTGGTAGAAGCCGAAGCCGAGGCCGATAAAGTTGGAGGTATGacatattagaaattaaatgttACAACTGCAAAGAGTTTGGTCATTTGCTTCAAATTGTCATTGCAACACTATTGGTGACAAAAAAGGTTAATTTTGCTATGAAGAGCCTGCTTTGTTGCTGGCTTGTGGAAATTTTGAATCATGCAATCGAAGCACTTGGTATTATTCATAATTggaaaagaatacaataaatataaatacaaataatgaaGGCACTAACGGTGCGGTTGCAATTCAAAGAATATTCCTaagagaaaaatctaaaaatgaagccaacatctatctttttttattttatttcaacagccatcctattatatatatatatatatatatatatataggcagcCTAGAACAATCTATGCATGCTTGCGTGCAAACTCCAGAAGACATTGACAGAGTTCTTTAGGCCTAGAAGCAATTGCCATATGATCTGCTGGAATCTCCATCACTTCCTTAACCTCGTTGTGTTCAATCATGAAGCGCTGCAATGACGGAACCACCAATAAATCTTGAGTACAGACAACATAATCTCGCACAACCGATCCAAATTTCTCCTTCGTGAACTTGTTTGCCTTGGCCAGACTTTCAAGAAACAATGATCCTGATCTCTTTAGAAGCGTCTGGAGACTGAGATCctgcaaacaagaaaaatatcatcACTACACTAGTTATTGCAGTCAAACAGATCAGTCCAGGATcgaaaatcaatttgtaatcAGATTCATGAGCAGCCGTACCTCAGGGGAGGCAAGGTTAAAAGCAGTGGACTTCATGAATGCCTCATATCCCGCCGTTGAAGACACTACACTCTGCCACCCGTCTGCCACGGCTGGGCTATTTTCAATAAACTAACAGAAAGAACACAATGTATAAGGGTTAATTGAAAGTTAGAGATGATTGGTAATGCCTTTTCGTTTGCATGTTTTCAATTAAACTGccttaaataaaatgaattgcgGTACCTTCTCTAACATATACGATGGCCTGTGCTCGGTATCAGGCAAGAATGCTGTAACAAAAACAGCTAGAGAAATCTTCTCTGGGAACTTCTCCATAGCAAAAGCCACGTTTAAGCCGCCTAGACTATGAGCCACCAAtacaaccttttcattttcagCTAAGTTGGCCATGAACTCGATCAAGGGCTCATTATACTGATCAAAAGTAACAACTTCTTCCAGTGTTTTTGTGTTCACCCCTGATGCACTCATGTCAAGGGCCGTGACAGAGTGGCCAGCTGCCTCTAGCATTGTCTTCACCTTGTACCATGCCCAAGCTCCTGAAGCTGAACCATGGATCAAAACAAAATGCGTTGTTTGATTGTTGCTATctcccatttttctttttttttttgctgattgATAGTACTCTAAAAAAAGTAAAGGCTTTTGGTTTCGCTTGACAGTACGTTATATTTTCGCAATGCCTTGATTGTGCTTAGTAATGTCGTTGCTTGGTGGTATATATAGAGAGTACCGTCTGTTGAAAAGTTGAAAGTGGGAAATGTCAAAAgtcacatgtttttttctttttttttttttaatcaaaaacacCTAGGCATTATTTTCTTTGACAAGTCAAGTCATGCGTTCAATCTTTTGATGGTATTAACATGCAATATTGGGGAGGAAgtgcataaaataattttgaaattcaacaattaaatatatatattcaagatgAAAAGCAGCCACGTTTCCGTCGTTGAAGAACTTCAAATACTTTGAACATGAGTGGTCGTTCCAAACAATTTTATGTATTTACAGGAAATCTGTTTCGTTTCCGTAACAATTATCTTTTGAATTACTAATTTCTTAGATTGGAATAATGAAAAGTAAGAGACGTCGGAGGAAGTTTGTTAATTCTATTTTGATAAGtgtttcattttttcaaatggaatgaaatattttaattttgaagtgttttAGTGTGTCGTTTCAAGATTAtactgtttttatatatatatatatattcaacaaatataatttaaattcaagataaattatgcaatataaacacaatgccaaataaatataatttcaaaatttaaaatatttttaaatagtcaagattaaacaaatctttaacttaaagtaattcaacttaaataaaatatcaaaatattatgaaagtaaaatattttaacacaaatattttaaatataaagttatgtcaatgttatcaaggctaatggaatctaaatcatctcttattttgttcaaattcctacaaagtataaacatgaaaaaaacaacatgaatataaaccatatatattagtgataaatctaattttaaaaaattaatatcattgttaataaaaatagtaacaataatttttaatattattattaatatcattgttattgaaaatacttgggtggtttaattaattaaattgaacaaggttcaatttaattcaatggcttttcaagaaCGGAACAgtacatgtggaatgaaaccagAATGTTCTAGCTGAAATTTAACCGAAAAATCTAGAAcgaactaaaatttaaaatgaaataaaaattgttcTGTTTTTCGAATTAATATGGAATATTTTGACCATTCCGTATGAAATGGAAGAGAATTGATAACCTTGCATCCGACTAGTAGCAACTGGATATGATCACCACATAATTTTACCCACCCAAAAAATGGAGTTTGACCGAACGTGATCAcgatgaaaaatactttcatgATTGAAAGCAGCCATGCTTTCTTCGTTGAAGAACTTCAAATAATATGACCAAGAAGATAGTTTGTTCTTTGGAGAAGTTAACTCAAATACAAACGCaactttcttctatttttcttctgtAAATTCTCAGGAAAATGAACATATTTCGTAACAGATCAGTTCAAGAttgaaaattcaaacaaaaatctttcattgttttacttttcaatatttaattaaattgtttcttGGTATCCTATTTTTACTGTACATGCACGTGGATAGTCGTTTCAGACTTTTGTAATTTCCTTCTAAGTttcttttaaaccaaaaagttttttgCATGATAAGGCCTccaatttatgatgtttttagatttagTCCCAtcctttattttctaataactGGCCCTTTATTTTctgaaggaaaaaagaacacCCAACACATCCGGATCtgaagtttaataaatatgtgtgtttgctaaattaaaattctaaaattatatatatatcaagaggCTTGAGAATTCTACAAAGGTGCAGGCTTTAGGTTAACTACAAAATTGTTGATGTTAGTTGGATTACTATTACATTTTGCAAATGTAACCTATgatgaataatttatataatatgcaAAATACTCCGACTTTTGGGTggctaattaatttaaaaggaaaaacaattattatctaAATTTAAGATAACTAGGACATTTAAGACTAGTTAATGTAGAGATCTTTAAGCAAatccattaatattttacttgaaatagACTTCATCAGGTCCTATCCTAAAAACTTCTTTAATTTGGCAagttattttgttatttgtttcaaGTCTAGTTTTTATTCGTTAGTCTATCTAAAGCTCAAGAAAAGTTCtttttaattagtaaaaaaatcctCATTTCATCAGGTTAAAACCTAGTTATTCTAAAGCTTATAAAAATATgtctaaaatttaagaaaaaatcgtTATCAATaagtagatttttattttatcaagttaAAATCTAACATTTCTAAAGATGAggaaaaaaagtgtttttcttgttaattataagaaatatatcttatttataagttcataatctcatgtattaaaagaaaataaatttttggtatttttgaaacACTAATCATGTTCTAATGAATTCAATAAAGTGGTTATTAAATCTATCAATACAtgcaaagatattttttaatttttttttggtttatgaaaaaaatgctaaatcatataatgaattttcatatttttttaacaaaaattaaaagaagatttttttaaaaaaattttgagagaCCTGATtgtatacaaattaaaataatattgtattttggaaagaaaggtttttggttgttttttatatatatatagaaactgaTTTATatgataccaaaaaaaaaaaatgctttgagTGTAGATCACAATTCTAGATACTAAATATGAAGGGGTAAAAAGAATACGAggaaactcaaaattaattgtATAAACTAAGAGAATCTCAACCATTGATatttctcctcttttcttcacttttgattcttaCCAAGGGCATTTCATTTCTGTCTTGTAGAGTGGCCAAGGAGAGGACAAAAACTCCCAGCTTTGTTATTGCTTAGGATCGTATTTCTTGGAACAGTACAGTGAAAGCTGTAATTTTAGCGTGTCTTGAGATTGTCTTCAAGgcaaagaaaatcatttttggTCTTCAGATATGGAGAAAAAGGATCACAGCCTTTGGTTGGAAGGGGCTTAGGTGCGGTTTTGGATAAGGACGGATTACATGTTTGAAAAAGTGAGGGTTTCAGTTGAGAGGCGGAAGACAATCCACAACGTTGTTTAAAACAAAACAGCACCGTTGGATTATCCCTAGCCCAATTGGGACTCACACACCTTTGcggccttaatttttttatatcatgcaATAAACCCCTCTCAATTAAATCTAATTCTCAGGacttttctcaatttcatccctggATATTTCCAATTGAAACCTCAACTTCCAGCGCCTCTTCCAACTTGATACTTGGTTTTAAGATTAATCAATATGCCCATTAAGTAGCCTTCAAACTTCTAGGTGATTGCAATTTGATCTTTGATTTCACCCAATTGAGtttggataaattaaatttgcCATGTAAAATTCCAAgcttctcaattaagtccaaattaagttttcacaattaagtccctaacaAGAATAATTTgaaccaataaaattttaattaagtctttgcacttaattaaatcttttaatttgacccaaattaatttttaaacttaatcAAACCTTTAATTAGGTccatgattaaataaaattgatctaTTAACAGTTTAATTAAGCCCtagaacttattttttatgaaaattcatCCAATACTAACTTGATTTGACCTTGAACCTGCATTATCCTTTAGTTTTGGGTACAATAGTGCATAATTAGACAACCAATTTGGTCCAAAATTCTAGTTTAGCTCCTCCATGCATTTGCAACCCTCCTTAGCCTGTTTTTGCCAAGTTGATAGtcctttttttaacattttttctaggtttatttttgttttttttttttaatattgaaagaaaaggataattttagggaaaactcaaaattgggttatgaaatCATGGATAGGCGTACATGTTTCATCATTGATAACCATATTGCATGTAGGCATGCGTATTTGAAGTAAGTCTTAATCACTTGAAAGATTCAAAGAATTTAGAAATGTAGTTGAAATACAAATTGGAAAGAATATTAAGATACTTCAATTGGATCGAGGTGGTGAATACTTCAACCAATATTTTCAAGATTATTTGAAAGGCAATGAGATTCTCTCATAATGGACACTTTTTAAAAGGAGAAATTGCACCCTGTTAGATATGGTGTAATCCATGATAAGCTATACAAACTTTCCACCTTTTTTTGTAGGGCTATGCCATACAAACTACAACTTACTTTTTAAATAGGGTTCCATCAAAATGTATTCATAAAACTCCATATAAGATATGGAATTGTCGCATGTGTACAGCGTCGCGACGATAGTctaccctcaaggaaaaaataaatatatggaaTATGGTTTAATCCTGGAAAACGTGgtgagacaagaaattcttgtcttttatcaataaaatatggaatgagagtcgccacctaatattctggtcactaggaaccctaactagtatCAGAGATTGAGTACAGAGACTAGTTGCGTAAAAGGAAGATATTACCACCCGAACtacaccctacctaagataagctgcattattttgtctgataaaatctaaagtcttgttgtgATTTCTAATTGTCGGTCCGTAGAAAGGTCCTCCtttgtaaggagatccttatcttatcgggtaaaaacctaactattctaagttgtcaaaagaaaatacctttttaatatcgggaatacattttacgtataaattcataattcctgatactaaaatcaaacaaaataaaatttttgttgtttttgaaattttgggcaatgttctcttgactttaataaactagttattaaagccaaaatgcatactaaaacattgttttttggtgtatgaaaaacataatatgatttttttagctttgagacacttggctaaatgcacaaaaacattttctcctttttcaattttttttgtatttttggaagttttaatgaaaaccgagtattttaataccggattttgtatttttaatgccataaaaatattttttaatactaataaaaaaggcGTAAAATACACAGTAACCAGTGAATTATAATTAGGTAGTTACTATACAGAGCACAGTAACTACATAATTATAATTCAGTtgctgcagaacgtgaattgatcatgttctgcatgcaaatgaaAAAGAACACCCAAAAACAAGGACATAAGAGGAGGAGAAGATTGTCTAGAGTGGAGGAGCTTGTTCACTGTCGTTTGCCTGCAGTGGCAGAAGCGGTGGCTTGTGGTGGTGCTGGCGGCAAAACGGTAGTGGCTCCAAGCGGTGgtccttctctcttctctctgttttccttctcttcttttctggttttttttcttctttgtttttttttttttccgttcgGTCTTCCCactctcctcttcttttctcttccctCTCCCCTTTGTTGTTATCTCTC
This Populus alba chromosome 7, ASM523922v2, whole genome shotgun sequence DNA region includes the following protein-coding sequences:
- the LOC118047756 gene encoding methyl jasmonate esterase 1 — its product is MAGINLPRFSLSPKSGSKSRIEMLFNSLSPSAKPILYPLEICNRQDRLFLFPKPATPSQKLLSTGVSPLACAKLPSNCKTQRHFVLVHGACHGAWCWYKVSAQMKSAGHNVTALDMAASGVHPKQVHELHSFEDYFEPLMEFMESLPPEERVVLVGHSMSGICISVAMERFPEKISAAVFAAAVMPGPDLSFKAIAEKSSQASVSYMDTQYVFGNGPDNPPTAVVLGPNYMASRFYHLSPPEDLTLATLLVRPFPIYSGLETERAAIVTKEKYGSVRRIYIVCDQEKDPRQAWMIENNPVDEVMVISGSDHMAMFSKPQELCSCLLEIGDKYM
- the LOC118047757 gene encoding salicylic acid-binding protein 2, with the translated sequence MGDSNNQTTHFVLIHGSASGAWAWYKVKTMLEAAGHSVTALDMSASGVNTKTLEEVVTFDQYNEPLIEFMANLAENEKVVLVAHSLGGLNVAFAMEKFPEKISLAVFVTAFLPDTEHRPSYMLEKFIENSPAVADGWQSVVSSTAGYEAFMKSTAFNLASPEDLSLQTLLKRSGSLFLESLAKANKFTKEKFGSVVRDYVVCTQDLLVVPSLQRFMIEHNEVKEVMEIPADHMAIASRPKELCQCLLEFARKHA